The Culex quinquefasciatus strain JHB chromosome 2, VPISU_Cqui_1.0_pri_paternal, whole genome shotgun sequence genome contains the following window.
GCAGGTGGCGTCCGTTGTGGTAAGATTGGCTGGGGCATGCGGGGTGAAGTGAACATTGAAATGAGATCGTTTTGTTTCTAGATTCCGATAGACGACCCGCACTCTACGCTGGTTTGTCCGGAATGTGTCGAGCTGACCTTGGACGCCTTCAACTACGTCGAGCGGGTGCGGGAAACGGAACATCGGTTCAAGGAGGAGCTTCGACCGGCTGAAGAAATGGTTGAGTACGTGGAGAGTGAGAACGAGGCCGAACAGGTTGAGGTATTGGACGTCATGGAAGCGGAGGGGGTGGAGTTGACAGAGCACAAAGACACACAGATAGAGTCGGAAACGTTTGACGTGTTGCTCGATCTGGAGGATGAGACGATGGAGGTTTTGGATGACGATCCGGAGGAAGTTTCTAAGGAACTGTTTAGTCTTTTTGCGGAGTCAATCCACCAGGAGGGTTCGGAAAAATGGTACAAACTGAGACAAGATCCGGACTTTACGGATGTTTTAAGTAACACACTTCTCGAGCTGTTGGAGGAAGAAGAAAGTTTGGACGAAGAAGAGCCTTCCGATGAAGTTGGTCGAATTGCGCGATGCTGTAATAGTAACTGCAAGATGGTCTTCCACTTACGTCAAGAACTGGTCGGGCACGGGGTACAAGCTCACGAGGCCGATCGCTTCCAAGATTCCAGTTCATTCGAGTGCCACGTTTGCTACCAGCGATTTGAAACGCGTAAAGCTTTGCTCACACATCTGCGCCGACTGATCCGAGATTACCGGTGTCAATTCTGTGGCGTTTACTTCAACTCACCAGCAGATAAGACCGTCCACGTCAACACTAGCCACGTAGAAAGCAAAACCACATCACGTCGTACTCGTATCGTGGAACAACCTGTCAAAATCTGCTGTGGTTGCGAGGCCACCTTCGAATCGATGGAGGAACTCTACCAGCACGGCGTTGATGTTCACCAGTCGCAGCAGCCTTCGAACGAGAAACTCGATCGTGATCATCAGTGCAACATAtgct
Protein-coding sequences here:
- the LOC6042976 gene encoding zinc finger protein 383, with product MSMCRLCAAVVAECTSIFSRRQEKTIAEMVLQVASVVIPIDDPHSTLVCPECVELTLDAFNYVERVRETEHRFKEELRPAEEMVEYVESENEAEQVEVLDVMEAEGVELTEHKDTQIESETFDVLLDLEDETMEVLDDDPEEVSKELFSLFAESIHQEGSEKWYKLRQDPDFTDVLSNTLLELLEEEESLDEEEPSDEVGRIARCCNSNCKMVFHLRQELVGHGVQAHEADRFQDSSSFECHVCYQRFETRKALLTHLRRLIRDYRCQFCGVYFNSPADKTVHVNTSHVESKTTSRRTRIVEQPVKICCGCEATFESMEELYQHGVDVHQSQQPSNEKLDRDHQCNICFKYFKNKSGVRTHQVLVYKPKVYSCGTCGKAFECASKLSTHETIHITERNYACETCGGTFRTAADLRGHQRVHQERNLVCSTCGARFHKPAHLRSHLKTHDANAYEYTCSFCSKQFKEKSNWKVHLKVHTGEKQYQCQFCTKVFRYATDRKRHEMSHTGNYPHGCKICGKAFARPVQLQSHTRVCEKREK